The uncultured Bacteroides sp. genome includes the window CAATCCTTTTATTTCGCCGTTTATACTGACTTTAGTGGAGTGCACGTTGCATCCGAGTAAGCAGAAGGATGCAATAAACAAAAGGCAAATCTTGTTCATTCTTTTTTTTGCGAATGTAATTCTTTTGTGGCAAATAAAAAAGGGTTGCTTGTCATTTATGTAACAAGCAACCCTTTTTATTTATTTTTGTAGCTAACGTTTTATTTAACGATACTCAAAAAATCTGCATTTGCAAAGTATTTTGCAAACTCAAGATCAGTCGAAGCCTTTTTAGCTAATGAAGAATCTTTCTGAACTGCACTCTTCAAACTACTTGTAAGCATAGATGCGTTGTTGGTTCTTGCACCTAAAATTGCCATAAGGTAATCTGTGTATGCATCAGGGTTTTCAACGTTAGAAAGAGTACTTTTTGCTTTGTTGTAGTCCTTAGCCAAAATCTGAGCTAAAGCTGCACTGTTGGTTTTAGCATCACCGAAAGAATTTACTGCTCTTTCGTATTGACCTTGTGCAACATATAAGTTTCCAAGAGTTTCATTAAGTTCTTTTGCACCGGCAGCTTTGCCTAAGTAAGCTTCAGCTCCAACCTTATCTCCTTTAGCCAAAGCAACAAGACCAAGGTTCATGTTTACTTCAGGAGCAGCATTTAAACTGGCGGCTTTGTTTAAGAATGATTCTGCTTTAGCAAGATCACCAGCCTGATAGGCTAAATTACCAAGGTTGTTATATGCACGGTAATCATTAGGAAATTGTTGTGTCGCTTTGGTAAAGATGGCTTCTTTTTTTGCGTTATCTTTAGTCAGGGTAGCAGCGTAAAGAAGTTCTTCAAGATTAAGTTTGCTTGCATCAGTTTCAGCCAGATTAGAAATTTCTTCGTCAGACTTACCAATGATCTCATAATTCAAAGTTAAACGAGAACGTCTTAGTTCAGGAAGAACATCATCTGCCAGATTCTTATAAACAGAAGAGATGTTTTTAATTTCTTTTTCTCTTTGTTCCGGATCTTGGTACATTGAAAGTACGCGAAGGATCAGTTCTTTATCTTGGATATTTGATTTAGAAACCAATTCCTGGAATCCTTCCCAATCTTCAGCTGTGTATTTAGCATCAACTGTAGCATCTATCTTTGACTTTTTAAGCTCTTTGTTTAGATACTTAGTTGTGTTCGCTTCACGATTCTCGGCTAATTTGGTATTTAAATCCATGCCACCGTCAGGAGAAGCATAAGCTGAAATCTCGATGTTGCTGATTTTTTTATTGTCTGCAGCATTTACATCGGCTACTTGCTTGTTAAACTCCTTCACTCCGTCTGATTTCAATTCACTTGCACGAAGGTTGGCTTGTTGAATAAGGAACATGATGTTAGCTTGATGAGCATCTTTTATAATTCTTTGGAAAGCATCTTCGCTATTTGCAGGATTTGCACTGCTCAATGTGTTTCCAATTAGTTCTGAAGTCGAAATTACTCCATCGGCTACCTTTACAGAAGGAATAGCAACTGTTTTATTCCCTATTGTGGCTTTAAACTCAAGATAAAGTTCAGATTTAGCCATTTCAGGAACGTAGTCAAAAGATGCTTTCATAGTGTAGGTCCCACCCATTTTATAAGAAATAGTTTGGTCGTTTCCTTCTACTTTCTCGCCTTGGAAAACAGCTGTTTGACCTTTAACCTGACCGCCATCCCATTTTAATACAGGGGTAACTTCTACTACGGCTTTTTTATTAAAATACTTTTCTGGGAATTTCCCATTAATAGTTACGGGTACTTTACCTCCTACTGCTTCCAGAACCTGAGGAGTCGTAGTGAAATAATCAGATGATAATTCACCCATTTTTTTGCTGCACGATGATAATGATAGTGCAACAATCGTAGCCATGAGTAACGGCAAATACAACTTCTTAATCATTTTAGGTATAAATTAAATGTTTGTAATTTGAAATCTTATCTATTCATAAGTCTTCGCAGGAGTGACCTCCAAAGGTAGGCAAAGATAATAAATATTAATCATTTGGACAATAATCGCATTGTTTTTATCATAAATTAATATAATCAACATCGGACAAGGATAATTGTGTTTTGTCTTGTGAACAACAGAAACTAAGAGTTTATTTTTTTTAGTCTTGTTGTTTTTCCTTTCTGTATTTTATATTGCGTGGATGATGCTCTATTATCTCGCTTCTTAACATATTTCGGTCAATGTGAGTGTATATTTCTGTTGTTGCGATTGATTCGTGCCCCAGCATGCTCTGAATTGCTCTTAAATTTGCTCCCCCTTCTAATAAATGTGTAGCGAATGAGTGTCGAAAAGTGTGTGGGCTTATCGTTTTTGTGATGCATGCTGTTTGGGCCAGTTCCTTTATCATGTGAAAAATCATAATTCTTGATAAATTAGTTCCTCTGCGGCTTAAGAATAAAATGTCTTCGAAACTTTTTTTGATTTTTTGTTTGTTTCGGTCGATGAAATATAGCTGTATCTCTTTTATTGCTTTTTGCGAGATGGGTACTAAACGTTGCTTGTTACCTTTGCCTTCTACTTTGATGAACTCTTCCTTTAAATAAAGGTCTGATATTTTCAGATATATTAATTCGGATACTCTTAAGCCACAACTATAAAGAGTTTCTAAGATTGCCCGATTTCGTTGTCCTTCCCTTTTGCTTAAGTCAATAGAAGAGATAATGGCATCTATTTCTTCTATTGATAATATTTCTGGTAATTTGAATCCTATTCTTGGACCTTCTATTAATTCACAAGGATCTATTTCAATACAATTCTCTAATATTAAAAACCGAAAAAAAGATTTGATGCCTGATATGATACGGGCTTGTGAGCGTGGATGGATGCCTATGTCATGTAAACCGGCAATGAATCGTTCAATATCATCTGTTGTGGCTTTTAGGATATCAATTGTTTCTATAACAAAAAAGCTCATTAATTTATCTAAATCGCTGTTATATGCTTCTTGAGTGTTTGGAGACAGAGACTTTTCTAATTTCAGATATTGCTGATATTTTTTGATTATGAATCGATCCCTTTCCTTCTTATCTTTTTTTTCATCTAATATCATTTCTTTTTTCTACCTTTGCGCTTTATAACGATTTGTTTTGAAAACAAAGATATTAAAAACATTAAGATTGTGTTATGAAGATACAAATTATTAACGGGCCTAATATCAATCTACTTGGTAAACGTGAGCCTTCCATCTATGGTAAGGTTGCTTTTGAAGATTATCTGGCAGAGCTTCGGTTAAGATATGTTGGCGTAGATATTTGTTATTATCAGTCTAATGCTGAAGGAGATCTGATTGATAAAATACAGGAAATCGGGTTCGCTGTAGATGGGATCATTTTAAATGCCGGTGCATATACGCATACGTCTATAGCTTTACAGGATGCTATTCGTTCTGTCGTCGCACCGGTAATAGAGGTGCATATTTCGAATGTACATTCGAGAGAGTCATTTCGACATATTTCGATGATAGCTTGCGCATGCAAAGGCGTTATTTGCGGTTTTGGACTGAATTCTTACCGGCTGGCACTTGAGGCATTGACGGGAAAATAATTTTAGGTATTAATTTAGAGGAAAATTTATGAAGAAGCATACTAAAATAGTTGCGTCTATTTCGGATAGGCGTTGTGATGTTGATTTTATTGCGCAATTGTATGATGCCGGTATGAATGTAGTTCGCATGAATACTGCTCATGCAGATAGACAAGGCTCTGAGAACATTATAAATAATGTAAGAACGGTATCGAATAAGATTGCTATCTTAATGGATACTAAGGGGCCGGAAGTGAGGACTACAGTTTGTGCGGAACCTATAGCATATTGTATTGGCGACAAGGTGAAAGTTGTTGGTGATCCTAATCGTGAAACTGTCCGCGAATGTATTTCTGTTTCTTATTTTGATTTTGTGAAAGATCTGTATGTTGGAGGAGATATCCTTATTGACGATGGTGATCTTGCTCTTCGGGTGATTGAACAGACGGATGATTTTTTACTTTGCGAAGTACAAAATGAAGCAACTTTGGGAAGTCGTAAGAGCGTTAATGTGCCAGGCGTACGTATCAATTTGCCTTCGCTTACTGAGAAAGATAAGGCTAATATCCTCTATGCCATAGAAAGAGATATTGATTTTATTGCTCACTCTTTTGTTCGTAATAAACAGGACGTACTTGATATTCAAAAAATGCTGGATGAACACGATAGTGAAATAAAAATTATAGCAAAAATAGAGAATCAGGAAGGCGTTGATAACATAGACGAGATTCTTGAAGTAGCTTATGGGATAATGGTGGCCCGTGGAGATCTTGGCATTGAAGTTCCTCAAGAGAAGATTCCGGGTATTCAGCGAACAATAATCCGTAAATGTGTATTGGCTAAAAAACCTGTAATTGTTGCTACACAGATGTTGCACACAATGATAAATAATCCACGTCCGACACGCGCTGAAGTGACTGATATTGCTAATGCTATTTATTATCGTACGGATGCTTTAATGTTGAGCGGCGAAACTGCTTACGGCAAATATCCTGTTGAAGCCGTAAAAACAATGGCAAAAATAGCGGAACAAGCAGAGCAAGATAAGCTTGAAGAGAATGATATTCGTATACCATTAAGTCCCGATAACACGGATGTTACCGCCTTTTTGGCTAAGCAGGCAGTTAAGGCCACCTCTAAGATGAATATTCGTGCTATTATTACGGATAGTTACACCGGGCGTACAGCCCGTTATGTTGCGGCTTTTCGTGGTAAATATCCTGTTTTAGCTATGTGTTACAGAGAAAAAACGATGCGCTTATTAGCTTTATCGTATGGTGTTTTGCCTATATACCTTGAAGAGAAAATTAATGCACAAGCCTATTTTTTCTCTGCACTTGAGTTATTGTTGAAAGAGGGACGTATTGTGGAGAGTGATATGGTGGCTTATCTTAGTGGAAGTTTCGGAGAAGGTGGTGGTACCTCTTTTCTGGAAATTAATAAAGTACAAACTGTAATTTCGAAGGCCAAGAATTACTTGTTGCCCACATTTATAGATAGATAATGTTAGATTCGGATGCATCGTTGCAAGCGTATATCTTGCAGCATATAGATCCTGAAAGTGATTACTTAAATGCTCTTTATCGTGATACGCATGTAAAACTATTACGGCCTCGTATGGCTTCGGGACATTTACAGGGACGTATGTTGAAAATGTTTGTTGAGATGATTCGTCCTCGTCAGATTCTTGAAATTGGTACTTATAGTGGATATTCAGCTCTTTGTTTAGCTGAAGGGTTGGTGGAAGATGGTGTTCTTCATACATTTGAAATTAATGATGAACAGGAAGATTTTACTCGTCCGTGGCTTGAGGGGGCAGCTTGTGCTGATAAGATTAAGTTTTATATAGGTGATGCTCTTTTGCTTGTTCCGGAATTGGATATTACTTTTGATTTAGTTTTTGTAGATGGTGATAAACGAAAATATATTGAATATTACGAAATGTCCCTGTCTCATTTGTCGTCTGGGGGATATATTATAGTTGATAATACTTTATGGGATGGACATGTGCTGGAACAGACTAATGCGAACGATTATCAAACAATAGGTATCAAGAAGTTCAATGACTATGTAGGACGGGATGCGCGAGTGGAAAAAGTAATTCTTCCTTTGCGCGACGGTTTGACCATCATAAGGAAAAAGGATTAGGGGGCAAATACATCAACATAATGATTAAAAACAATTAAGATGGAAACAACCAGACAGAATAAAATATCGCGCCTTTTGCAGAAAGAATTGAGTGACATATTCTTATTGCAGGCTAAAGCAATGACTGGTACGCTTGTATCGGTAAGCGTTGTACGCATTAGTCCCGACATGAGTGTTGCACGTGTTTATCTCAGTATTTTTCCTTCTGATAAAGGAGAAGAATTGGTGAAGAACGTTAATGAAAACGCGAAATCTATTCGTTATGAACTAGGCACGCGAGTACGTCATCAATTACGTATTATCCCCGAACTGAAATTCTTCATAGATGATTCACTCGATTATATAGAGAAAATTGATTCATTATTAAAGTGAACTTCCCCTTTTACATAGCTAAACGTTATCTTTTCTCAAAGAAGAAGCATAATGCTATTAATATTGTTTCCGGCATTTCTGTTTGCGGGGTGGCACTTGCTACGTTAGCATTGGTGTGCACTCTTTCTGTGTTTAATGGTTTTCAGGATATGGTGGCTAGTCTTTTTACAGCCTTTGATCCTGAGCTGAAAATCACGGTTCAGGAGGGAAAAATATTCGATTCTCAAAATGAACGTATTCAGTTATTGCGTACTATTCCTGAAGTTGCTGTTTTCACTGAGACACTTGAAGAGAATGCAATGGTACAGTACAAAGACCGACAGGTGATGGCTGTCATTAAAGGAGTACAGGATAATTTCGTGCAATTGACGGCAATTGATAGTATACTTTACGGTACGGGTGATTTTGTTCTTCACGATTCTATTGTTGAATATGGAGTCATGGGTATTGAACTTGTGTCTACATTAGGTACCGGTATACAATTTGTCGACCCTTTGCAAGTGTATGCCCCCAAAAGGAATATGAAAATAAATATGGCCAATCCGGCTTCTTCATTTAATATGGAATATTTATATTCGCCAGGCACGGTCTTTGTCGTCAATCAGCAGAAATATGACAGCCAATATATTTTGACTTCTCTGGCATTTGCTCGCCGATTGTTTGATTATAAATCTGAGGTTTCTGCTATAGAATTGAAGATAAAGTCCGGATATAACATATCTTCCGTTAAATCGAAAATAGAAAAATTACTTGGAAGCTCATTTGTTGTGCAAGATCGTTTTCAGCAACAGGCAGATGTGTTTCGTATTATGGAAATAGAGAAGCTCATCTCTTATGTTTTTCTAACATTTATATTGGTAATAGCTTGCTTTAATGTGATAGGATCGTTGTCCATGCTTATTCTGGATAAGAAGGAGGATGTTCTTACGTTACGCTATATGGGTGCGGATAATCGTCTTGTTTCCCGAATATTCCTTTTTGAAGGACGGATGATTTCAGTGTGTGGCGCTCTTATTGGTATTGTTTTAGGACTCATTCTTTGTTTCATTCAACAACGGTTTGGGATTATTTCACTTGGGGGAACCAATGGTAGTTTTGTAGTTGATGCTTATCCTGTCAGTGTACATTTTAGTGATATTTTTCTCATCTTTGTAACTGTGATTGCCGTAGGTTTTCTTTCTGTATGGTATCCGGTACGCTATTTAAGTAAGAAGCTATTGCAGAAATAAAGATATTTATTCTTGTTTTTTCATCACGATTTCTTTGGAAAGGGAATAGTAGTTATGCCTTTTTCGAAGAATTATTCTTTGCATAATTGAAATATGCTATCTTTGCATTGTTACACCTAAGAATAAATATTTATGAAATATCGCTTGTTCCTTTTTATGCTTGTCTTCATCAGTATGCCGCTTTTTGCTCAACAGCAGGTGGATTCTTTATTGAAAGTGCTTGATCTTACCATTAAAAACAGTGATCAATATGAAAAACTGAAAACCCAACGTATTAGCATGATAAAAGACGGGCTAAAAAATCCAGAGATATCGAAAGAAGATAAATATCGTATAAATGCCCAATTGTATAATGAATATGAATCTTATATTTGTGATTCGGCCCGATTCTACATTAATCAGAACATTTCAATAGCTTCTCAGTTGAGGAATCGAACTTGGCAGAATGAATCCATGATCAAAAAAGCACATATCTTGGCTACTTCCGGACTTTATGCAGAAGCAATGAAAGTACTTGAGTCTGTTCAGAAACAAACTTTATCTCTTTCAAAACTGGCAGAATACTATATTACTTTTGAGAACGTTTATTTGTACCAGGCTGAGTATGTTTCCGGTGATGAATATATGTATGATTATCTGAATCTAATGAATGTTTATCGAGATTCTGTCTTAAATGTCGTTTCTGAAGGCTCTTATGAATACATAATTACTAAGGTTCCTAAACTTGTGGATAAAGGGGAATTTAAAGAGGCTGAAACGCTGTTGTATAACTATCTACCCGGCGTGTCTTCCGGTACCAGAAATTACTCCGTGTTGACTTCTATTCTTGCATTTGTTTATCAATGTACACATCAAACGGAATTAAGAAAGATTAATTTAATAAAAAGTGCTATCTCGGACGTAAAGGCGGTTGTGAAAGAAAATAATTCTATTCGTTCATTGGCGGAGTTGCTTTATGAAGAAGGCCAGATAGTGCGTGCGGATCATTATGTAAAGGCTAGTATGGAAGATGCTAATTTTTACAATGCCCGTTTGAGGAATTTACAGGCATCTAAGATGCTTCCTATCATTGATAATGCTTATCAGCTGGAAAAAGAAATGCAGCGAAAGAAACTGCAAATGCTGCTTATTGTTATCAGTATATTGTCTGTGTTCCTGATGATAGCTATTGTTTTGGTGATTCGGCAAGTGAAGAAATTGGCAAAAGCTCGCCAAGAAGTGATGAATGCTAATAAGGAATTACATAAACTTAATAATGATTTAATAGAAGCTAATAATCAGCAAAGGCTCACAAACAATTCTTTAACGGAGGCAAATCGTATAAAGGAAGAATATATAGGACGTTTTCTTGGCCTTTGTTCTGTATACATCGATAAGCTTGAGATATATCGAAGAATGTTAAATAAGAAAGCGGCTTCCGGTAAAGTGGAAGAACTGTATGCTACTTTAAAATCCTCCCAATTCATAGAAGACGAGTTGAAGGAGTTTTATCATAATTTTGATAGTTCATTTTTGAGTATCTTTCCCGAATTTGTAGAATGCTTTAATCGATTGCTGCCGGAAGAAGAAAGAATTCTACCTAAACAAGGTGAACAATTGACTACGGAGCTCCGCATATTTGCGCTTATCCGTTTGGGAATTACGGATAGTCTGAAAATAGCAAATTTTCTTCGTTATTCCATTACTACTATTTATACTTATCGTTCTAAACTGCGGAACAAATCTATCTG containing:
- the aroQ gene encoding type II 3-dehydroquinate dehydratase, producing MKIQIINGPNINLLGKREPSIYGKVAFEDYLAELRLRYVGVDICYYQSNAEGDLIDKIQEIGFAVDGIILNAGAYTHTSIALQDAIRSVVAPVIEVHISNVHSRESFRHISMIACACKGVICGFGLNSYRLALEALTGK
- a CDS encoding tetratricopeptide repeat protein, with product MIKKLYLPLLMATIVALSLSSCSKKMGELSSDYFTTTPQVLEAVGGKVPVTINGKFPEKYFNKKAVVEVTPVLKWDGGQVKGQTAVFQGEKVEGNDQTISYKMGGTYTMKASFDYVPEMAKSELYLEFKATIGNKTVAIPSVKVADGVISTSELIGNTLSSANPANSEDAFQRIIKDAHQANIMFLIQQANLRASELKSDGVKEFNKQVADVNAADNKKISNIEISAYASPDGGMDLNTKLAENREANTTKYLNKELKKSKIDATVDAKYTAEDWEGFQELVSKSNIQDKELILRVLSMYQDPEQREKEIKNISSVYKNLADDVLPELRRSRLTLNYEIIGKSDEEISNLAETDASKLNLEELLYAATLTKDNAKKEAIFTKATQQFPNDYRAYNNLGNLAYQAGDLAKAESFLNKAASLNAAPEVNMNLGLVALAKGDKVGAEAYLGKAAGAKELNETLGNLYVAQGQYERAVNSFGDAKTNSAALAQILAKDYNKAKSTLSNVENPDAYTDYLMAILGARTNNASMLTSSLKSAVQKDSSLAKKASTDLEFAKYFANADFLSIVK
- a CDS encoding DUF6377 domain-containing protein, which produces MKYRLFLFMLVFISMPLFAQQQVDSLLKVLDLTIKNSDQYEKLKTQRISMIKDGLKNPEISKEDKYRINAQLYNEYESYICDSARFYINQNISIASQLRNRTWQNESMIKKAHILATSGLYAEAMKVLESVQKQTLSLSKLAEYYITFENVYLYQAEYVSGDEYMYDYLNLMNVYRDSVLNVVSEGSYEYIITKVPKLVDKGEFKEAETLLYNYLPGVSSGTRNYSVLTSILAFVYQCTHQTELRKINLIKSAISDVKAVVKENNSIRSLAELLYEEGQIVRADHYVKASMEDANFYNARLRNLQASKMLPIIDNAYQLEKEMQRKKLQMLLIVISILSVFLMIAIVLVIRQVKKLAKARQEVMNANKELHKLNNDLIEANNQQRLTNNSLTEANRIKEEYIGRFLGLCSVYIDKLEIYRRMLNKKAASGKVEELYATLKSSQFIEDELKEFYHNFDSSFLSIFPEFVECFNRLLPEEERILPKQGEQLTTELRIFALIRLGITDSLKIANFLRYSITTIYTYRSKLRNKSICRERFEEEVTKIGSFRA
- a CDS encoding O-methyltransferase, giving the protein MLDSDASLQAYILQHIDPESDYLNALYRDTHVKLLRPRMASGHLQGRMLKMFVEMIRPRQILEIGTYSGYSALCLAEGLVEDGVLHTFEINDEQEDFTRPWLEGAACADKIKFYIGDALLLVPELDITFDLVFVDGDKRKYIEYYEMSLSHLSSGGYIIVDNTLWDGHVLEQTNANDYQTIGIKKFNDYVGRDARVEKVILPLRDGLTIIRKKD
- the xerD gene encoding site-specific tyrosine recombinase XerD, coding for MILDEKKDKKERDRFIIKKYQQYLKLEKSLSPNTQEAYNSDLDKLMSFFVIETIDILKATTDDIERFIAGLHDIGIHPRSQARIISGIKSFFRFLILENCIEIDPCELIEGPRIGFKLPEILSIEEIDAIISSIDLSKREGQRNRAILETLYSCGLRVSELIYLKISDLYLKEEFIKVEGKGNKQRLVPISQKAIKEIQLYFIDRNKQKIKKSFEDILFLSRRGTNLSRIMIFHMIKELAQTACITKTISPHTFRHSFATHLLEGGANLRAIQSMLGHESIATTEIYTHIDRNMLRSEIIEHHPRNIKYRKEKQQD
- a CDS encoding FtsX-like permease family protein, with protein sequence MNFPFYIAKRYLFSKKKHNAINIVSGISVCGVALATLALVCTLSVFNGFQDMVASLFTAFDPELKITVQEGKIFDSQNERIQLLRTIPEVAVFTETLEENAMVQYKDRQVMAVIKGVQDNFVQLTAIDSILYGTGDFVLHDSIVEYGVMGIELVSTLGTGIQFVDPLQVYAPKRNMKINMANPASSFNMEYLYSPGTVFVVNQQKYDSQYILTSLAFARRLFDYKSEVSAIELKIKSGYNISSVKSKIEKLLGSSFVVQDRFQQQADVFRIMEIEKLISYVFLTFILVIACFNVIGSLSMLILDKKEDVLTLRYMGADNRLVSRIFLFEGRMISVCGALIGIVLGLILCFIQQRFGIISLGGTNGSFVVDAYPVSVHFSDIFLIFVTVIAVGFLSVWYPVRYLSKKLLQK
- the rbfA gene encoding 30S ribosome-binding factor RbfA, producing the protein METTRQNKISRLLQKELSDIFLLQAKAMTGTLVSVSVVRISPDMSVARVYLSIFPSDKGEELVKNVNENAKSIRYELGTRVRHQLRIIPELKFFIDDSLDYIEKIDSLLK
- the pyk gene encoding pyruvate kinase, coding for MKKHTKIVASISDRRCDVDFIAQLYDAGMNVVRMNTAHADRQGSENIINNVRTVSNKIAILMDTKGPEVRTTVCAEPIAYCIGDKVKVVGDPNRETVRECISVSYFDFVKDLYVGGDILIDDGDLALRVIEQTDDFLLCEVQNEATLGSRKSVNVPGVRINLPSLTEKDKANILYAIERDIDFIAHSFVRNKQDVLDIQKMLDEHDSEIKIIAKIENQEGVDNIDEILEVAYGIMVARGDLGIEVPQEKIPGIQRTIIRKCVLAKKPVIVATQMLHTMINNPRPTRAEVTDIANAIYYRTDALMLSGETAYGKYPVEAVKTMAKIAEQAEQDKLEENDIRIPLSPDNTDVTAFLAKQAVKATSKMNIRAIITDSYTGRTARYVAAFRGKYPVLAMCYREKTMRLLALSYGVLPIYLEEKINAQAYFFSALELLLKEGRIVESDMVAYLSGSFGEGGGTSFLEINKVQTVISKAKNYLLPTFIDR